Proteins from a single region of Cupriavidus sp. MP-37:
- a CDS encoding S-(hydroxymethyl)glutathione dehydrogenase/class III alcohol dehydrogenase, with product MKTKAAIAWKAGAPLTIEDVDLDGPRAGEVLVEVKATGICHTDYYTLSGADPEGIFPAILGHEGAGIVTDVGPGVTSLKPGDHVIPLYTPECRQCKFCLSRKTNLCQAIRATQGKGLMPDGTSRFSLDGKPIFHYMGTSTFANHIVVPEIALAKIRPDAPFDKVCYIGCGVTTGVGAVLFTAKVEAGANVVVFGLGGIGLNVIQAARMVGADKIIGVDLNPAREAMARKFGMTHFINPKDVDNVVDHIIQLTDGGADYSFECIGNTQVMRQALECCHKGWGKSIIIGVAEAGAEISTRPFQLVTGREWKGSAFGGARGRTDVPKIVDWYMEGKLNIDDLITHTLPLERINEGFDLMKRGESIRSVVLY from the coding sequence ATGAAAACCAAAGCCGCCATCGCCTGGAAAGCCGGCGCCCCGCTGACCATCGAAGACGTCGACCTCGACGGCCCGCGCGCCGGCGAAGTGCTGGTGGAAGTGAAGGCCACCGGCATCTGCCACACCGACTACTACACGCTGTCGGGCGCCGATCCGGAAGGCATCTTCCCGGCAATCTTGGGCCATGAGGGCGCGGGCATCGTCACCGACGTCGGCCCGGGCGTGACCTCGCTCAAGCCGGGCGACCACGTGATCCCGCTGTACACGCCGGAATGCCGCCAGTGCAAGTTCTGCCTGTCGCGCAAGACCAACCTGTGCCAGGCCATCCGCGCGACGCAGGGCAAGGGCCTGATGCCGGACGGCACCTCGCGCTTTTCGCTCGACGGCAAGCCGATCTTCCACTACATGGGCACCTCGACCTTCGCCAACCACATCGTGGTGCCGGAGATCGCGCTGGCGAAGATCCGCCCGGATGCGCCCTTCGACAAGGTCTGCTACATCGGCTGCGGCGTCACCACCGGCGTGGGCGCGGTGCTGTTCACCGCCAAGGTCGAGGCCGGCGCCAACGTGGTCGTGTTCGGCCTGGGCGGCATCGGCCTGAACGTGATCCAGGCGGCCAGGATGGTCGGTGCCGACAAGATCATCGGCGTCGACCTGAACCCGGCGCGCGAGGCGATGGCGCGCAAGTTCGGCATGACCCATTTCATCAACCCGAAGGATGTCGACAACGTGGTCGACCACATCATCCAGCTGACCGACGGCGGCGCCGACTACTCGTTCGAATGCATCGGCAATACGCAGGTCATGCGCCAGGCGCTGGAGTGCTGCCACAAGGGCTGGGGCAAGTCGATCATCATCGGCGTGGCCGAGGCCGGCGCGGAGATCTCGACGCGCCCGTTCCAGCTGGTGACCGGACGCGAGTGGAAAGGCTCCGCCTTCGGCGGCGCGCGCGGACGCACCGACGTGCCGAAGATCGTCGACTGGTACATGGAGGGCAAGCTCAATATCGACGACCTGATCACGCACACGCTGCCGCTGGAGCGCATCAACGAAGGCTTCGACCTGATGAAGCGCGGCGAGTCGATCCGTTCCGTGGTGTTGTACTGA
- the mmsB gene encoding 3-hydroxyisobutyrate dehydrogenase yields MHIAFIGLGNMGAPMARNLLKAGHTLTVFDLNAAAVASLCAEGAASADSARKAVAEADFVITMLPAAAHVRSAYLGEDGVLAGVRRGVPLVDSSTIDPATVRELAAAAEAHGNALADAPVSGGTVGAQAGTLTFMVGASEALFAQVRPVLAGMGRNLVHCGGTGTGQVAKICNNLILGISMIGVSEAMALGVKLGIDAKVLAGIVNTSTGRCWASDTCNPWPGVIETAPAGRGYSGGFGADLMLKDLGLATDAARSVKQPLFLGALAQQVYQAVSDAGDGHLDFSGVIRQYLSAADKEGQQ; encoded by the coding sequence ATGCATATCGCCTTCATCGGCCTGGGCAACATGGGCGCGCCCATGGCGCGCAACCTGCTCAAGGCCGGTCACACGCTGACCGTATTCGACCTGAACGCCGCCGCGGTGGCATCGCTGTGCGCCGAGGGCGCCGCCAGCGCCGACTCGGCGCGCAAGGCGGTGGCCGAGGCCGATTTCGTCATCACCATGCTGCCGGCCGCCGCCCATGTGCGCAGCGCCTACCTCGGCGAAGACGGCGTGCTCGCCGGGGTGCGGCGCGGCGTGCCGCTGGTCGACTCCAGCACCATCGACCCGGCCACCGTGCGCGAACTGGCGGCCGCGGCCGAGGCCCACGGCAATGCGCTGGCCGATGCGCCGGTCTCCGGCGGCACCGTTGGCGCGCAGGCCGGCACGCTGACCTTCATGGTCGGCGCCAGCGAGGCGCTGTTCGCGCAGGTGCGCCCGGTGCTGGCCGGCATGGGCCGCAACCTGGTCCACTGCGGCGGCACCGGCACCGGCCAGGTCGCCAAGATCTGCAACAACCTGATCCTGGGCATCTCCATGATCGGCGTCTCCGAGGCAATGGCGCTGGGGGTCAAGCTCGGCATCGATGCCAAAGTGCTGGCGGGCATCGTCAATACCTCGACCGGCCGCTGCTGGGCTTCCGATACCTGCAATCCGTGGCCCGGCGTGATCGAGACCGCGCCGGCCGGCCGTGGCTACAGCGGCGGCTTCGGCGCCGACCTGATGCTCAAGGACCTGGGCCTGGCCACGGACGCGGCGCGCAGCGTGAAGCAGCCCCTGTTCCTGGGCGCGCTGGCGCAACAGGTCTACCAGGCCGTGAGCGACGCCGGCGATGGCCATCTCGACTTCTCCGGCGTCATCCGCCAGTACCTGTCGGCCGCCGACAAGGAGGGCCAGCAATGA
- the fghA gene encoding S-formylglutathione hydrolase: MELISQHGCHGGVQRFYRHDSVAIGLPMRFSVYLPPQAQAGARVPVLFYLAGLTCTEETFMIKAGAQRFAAEHGLMLVAPDTSPRGAGLPGEADAWDFGVGAGFYVDATEAPWHKHWRMESYVAEELFELATTALPGDAARAGIFGHSMGGHGALVLAQRHPQRFRSVSAFAPIAAPSRCPWGEKAFTGYLGSDRAGWAQYDASELMARQQAAPFPAGILVDQGLDDQFLQSQLHPEAFAAACQAVGQPLTLRRHSGYDHGYYFITSFIADHIRHHATQL; encoded by the coding sequence ATGGAACTGATCTCGCAACATGGCTGCCACGGCGGCGTGCAGCGCTTCTATCGACATGACTCGGTGGCGATCGGGCTGCCGATGCGTTTCTCGGTCTACCTGCCGCCGCAGGCGCAGGCTGGCGCACGGGTGCCGGTGCTGTTCTACCTGGCCGGCCTGACCTGCACCGAAGAGACTTTCATGATCAAGGCCGGCGCGCAGCGTTTTGCCGCCGAGCACGGCCTGATGCTGGTGGCTCCCGACACCAGCCCGCGCGGCGCGGGCCTGCCGGGAGAGGCGGATGCGTGGGACTTCGGCGTGGGCGCGGGGTTTTATGTCGATGCCACCGAAGCACCGTGGCACAAGCACTGGCGCATGGAAAGCTACGTCGCGGAAGAACTGTTCGAACTGGCGACCACGGCGTTGCCGGGCGATGCCGCGCGCGCCGGCATCTTCGGGCATTCGATGGGCGGGCACGGTGCGCTGGTGCTGGCGCAGCGCCATCCGCAGCGCTTCCGCTCGGTGTCGGCCTTCGCGCCGATCGCCGCGCCGTCGCGCTGCCCGTGGGGAGAGAAGGCCTTTACCGGCTACCTCGGCAGCGACCGCGCCGGCTGGGCTCAATATGACGCCAGCGAGCTGATGGCACGCCAGCAGGCTGCGCCGTTCCCGGCCGGCATCCTGGTCGACCAGGGGCTGGACGACCAGTTCCTGCAGAGCCAGCTGCATCCGGAGGCGTTTGCCGCGGCCTGCCAGGCGGTCGGCCAGCCGCTGACCTTACGCCGGCACAGCGGCTACGACCACGGCTACTACTTCATCACCAGCTTTATCGCGGACCACATCCGGCACCACGCCACGCAGCTGTAG
- a CDS encoding aldo/keto reductase has product MSIDRRSFLGLAAGLAATGFGPALPAHAATVAAPLRRTIPGTTEALPVIGMGTADTFDVGTGPDERKPLAEVMGLLLQTEGSVVDTAPSYGSAEAVTGDLLRAANARNRVFLATKISARSGAPAQAQWERSLADLHVDKVDLLQIHNLIDWQNNLRWLRQLKEQGRIRYLGITHYRDDAHEALEKILHAERVDFVQINYSVGERNAERTLLPLCEARGVAVLINRPFQDGRLFRVVKDRPLPPWAGDIDCGSWGQLFLKFVVSHPAVTAAIPATSKPRNMADNLGAGLGRMPDPGQRERIAALLR; this is encoded by the coding sequence ATGTCGATCGACCGTCGCTCATTCCTTGGCCTGGCCGCCGGACTGGCCGCCACCGGGTTCGGGCCAGCGCTGCCGGCCCATGCCGCCACCGTCGCCGCGCCACTGCGCCGCACCATTCCAGGCACCACCGAAGCCCTGCCCGTGATCGGCATGGGCACCGCCGACACCTTCGACGTCGGCACCGGCCCTGACGAACGCAAGCCGTTGGCGGAGGTCATGGGGCTGTTGCTGCAGACCGAAGGTTCGGTGGTCGATACCGCGCCCAGCTACGGCAGTGCCGAAGCCGTGACCGGCGATCTGCTGCGCGCGGCGAATGCACGCAACCGGGTCTTCCTCGCCACCAAGATCTCGGCCCGATCCGGCGCACCGGCGCAGGCGCAATGGGAACGCTCGCTGGCCGACCTGCACGTCGACAAGGTCGACCTGCTGCAGATACACAACCTGATCGACTGGCAAAACAACCTGCGCTGGCTGCGCCAGTTGAAGGAGCAAGGCCGCATCCGCTACCTGGGCATCACCCATTACCGCGACGACGCCCACGAAGCCCTGGAAAAAATCCTGCACGCCGAGCGTGTGGACTTTGTCCAGATCAATTACTCCGTGGGCGAGCGCAATGCCGAGCGCACGCTGCTGCCGCTGTGCGAGGCGCGTGGCGTCGCAGTGCTGATCAACCGGCCGTTCCAGGATGGCCGCCTGTTCCGCGTGGTCAAGGACCGCCCGCTGCCGCCATGGGCCGGCGACATTGACTGCGGCTCATGGGGCCAGTTGTTCCTGAAATTCGTCGTCAGCCATCCGGCCGTGACCGCTGCCATCCCGGCCACCTCCAAGCCGCGCAATATGGCCGACAACCTCGGCGCCGGGCTGGGCCGCATGCCCGATCCCGGGCAGCGCGAGCGCATTGCGGCGCTGCTGCGCTAA
- a CDS encoding NTP/NDP exchange transporter, whose translation MDEPAPNAPAASLARLWRGFGVRSGEAGAVVAGFLFFFCLFASYFMLRPVRETMGIAGGVKNLQWLFTATFVVMLAAIPLYGAVCAWLPRRRFVPWVYAFFIANLLAFALATRALPDNVWLARVFYVWLSVFNLFVVSVAWSLMADVFRPEQSRRLFALLAAGASAGGLAGPMLGGWLVPHIGLTGLMLLSAALLAATLPGVGWLFGWRRRAGAGVGPPDQAVASATQDPANPIGGGLLAGLSLLLRSRYLLGIGLFVILLATASTFLYFEQARLVAEAFPERTRQTQVFSALDAVVQALTILVQLFFTGRMARRYGVTVLLTAVPLAVVCGFLVLAMLPTFGVLAGVMILRRVGEYALLRPGREMLFTVVDPETKYKAKNVIDTAVYRAGDAVSAWVKTGIDALSGHPAAVALAGAMLALVWAGLGWWLGRRHEGQLRPTDDGLGSRAGHAAVTRGR comes from the coding sequence ATGGACGAGCCCGCACCCAACGCCCCCGCCGCCAGCCTGGCCCGCCTGTGGCGCGGCTTCGGCGTCCGCAGCGGCGAAGCCGGCGCCGTGGTGGCCGGTTTCCTGTTCTTCTTCTGCCTGTTCGCCAGCTATTTCATGCTGCGCCCGGTGCGCGAAACCATGGGCATTGCCGGCGGCGTGAAGAACCTGCAATGGCTGTTCACCGCCACCTTCGTCGTGATGCTGGCCGCCATCCCGCTCTACGGCGCCGTCTGCGCCTGGCTGCCACGGCGCCGCTTCGTGCCGTGGGTCTACGCCTTCTTCATTGCCAACCTGCTGGCCTTTGCGCTGGCCACGCGCGCGCTACCCGACAACGTCTGGCTGGCGCGCGTGTTCTACGTGTGGTTGTCCGTGTTCAACCTGTTCGTGGTCTCGGTGGCGTGGAGCCTGATGGCCGATGTGTTCCGCCCGGAGCAGTCGCGCCGGCTGTTCGCGCTGCTGGCCGCCGGTGCCAGCGCGGGCGGACTGGCCGGGCCGATGCTGGGCGGCTGGCTGGTGCCGCATATCGGACTGACCGGCCTGATGCTGCTGTCGGCCGCATTGCTGGCCGCCACGCTGCCGGGCGTGGGCTGGCTGTTCGGCTGGCGCCGTCGAGCCGGCGCCGGCGTCGGGCCGCCCGACCAGGCCGTTGCCAGCGCGACACAGGATCCCGCCAATCCGATTGGCGGCGGGCTGCTGGCCGGGCTGTCGTTGCTGCTGCGCTCGCGCTATCTGCTCGGCATCGGCCTGTTCGTGATCTTGCTGGCCACGGCCAGCACCTTCCTGTATTTCGAGCAGGCCCGGCTCGTCGCCGAGGCCTTCCCCGAGCGCACCCGCCAGACCCAGGTGTTCAGCGCGCTGGATGCGGTGGTGCAAGCCCTGACCATCCTGGTGCAACTGTTCTTCACCGGCCGCATGGCACGCCGCTATGGCGTCACCGTGCTGCTGACCGCGGTGCCGCTGGCCGTTGTCTGCGGCTTTCTCGTACTGGCGATGCTGCCGACCTTCGGCGTGCTGGCCGGCGTGATGATCCTGCGGCGCGTGGGCGAATACGCGCTGCTGCGCCCCGGGCGCGAAATGCTGTTCACCGTGGTCGATCCCGAAACCAAGTACAAGGCCAAGAACGTCATCGACACCGCCGTCTATCGCGCGGGCGATGCGGTCAGTGCGTGGGTCAAAACGGGGATCGATGCGCTGTCAGGGCATCCGGCCGCGGTGGCACTGGCGGGTGCCATGCTGGCGCTGGTGTGGGCGGGGCTGGGGTGGTGGCTGGGGCGGCGGCATGAAGGGCAATTGCGGCCGACGGATGACGGCCTTGGCAGTCGTGCCGGCCATGCGGCCGTGACGCGCGGGCGCTGA
- a CDS encoding enoyl-CoA hydratase, which produces MIEFALQGHVATLTLSRPPANAFTAEGLQQLRELVAKIDANPEVRAVVVTGAGEKFFSAGADLNGFADGDRAHARVMAQQFGSAFEALQNARPVVIAAINGYAMGGGLECALACDIRIAEEQAQMALPEAAVGLLPCGCGTQTLPWLVGEGWAKRMILTNERVDAATALRIGLVEEVVPRGQALAAALAMAERACQVSPRAAAHSKRLVHLARQGVPRHAALALERERFVDLFDDADQREGVNAFLEKRAPQWRNA; this is translated from the coding sequence ATGATCGAATTCGCCCTGCAGGGCCACGTCGCCACGCTGACGCTGAGCCGCCCGCCCGCCAATGCGTTCACCGCCGAGGGCCTGCAGCAGCTGCGCGAGCTGGTTGCAAAGATCGACGCCAACCCGGAAGTGCGCGCCGTGGTCGTCACCGGAGCCGGCGAGAAGTTCTTCAGCGCCGGTGCCGACCTGAACGGCTTTGCCGACGGCGATCGCGCGCATGCGCGCGTGATGGCGCAGCAGTTCGGCAGCGCCTTCGAGGCCCTGCAGAACGCGCGGCCGGTGGTGATTGCCGCGATCAACGGCTATGCCATGGGCGGCGGGCTGGAATGCGCGCTGGCCTGCGATATCCGCATCGCCGAGGAACAGGCACAGATGGCGCTGCCCGAAGCCGCCGTGGGCCTGCTGCCGTGCGGCTGCGGCACGCAGACGCTGCCGTGGCTGGTGGGCGAAGGCTGGGCCAAGCGCATGATCCTGACCAACGAACGCGTCGATGCGGCCACCGCGCTGCGCATCGGACTGGTGGAAGAGGTGGTGCCGCGCGGCCAGGCCCTTGCCGCGGCGCTGGCGATGGCCGAGCGCGCCTGTCAGGTCAGCCCGCGTGCCGCCGCACACAGCAAGCGGCTGGTGCACCTGGCGCGCCAGGGCGTGCCGCGCCACGCGGCGCTGGCGCTGGAGCGCGAGCGCTTTGTCGACCTGTTCGACGATGCCGACCAGCGCGAGGGCGTCAACGCCTTCCTCGAGAAACGCGCGCCGCAATGGCGCAACGCCTAG
- a CDS encoding enoyl-CoA hydratase/isomerase family protein, giving the protein MRLTEETKAANLDVAGPEVLFQVVNGVGIATLNRPRQLNALSYPMIVALGAQMEAWARDDAIRAVVLRGAGPKAFCAGGDIRALTDSYRDGTPLHRRFFIDEYTLDYRLHRYPKPLVALMDGIVMGGGMGLAQAAHLRLVTERSRVAMPETGIGLVPDVGASHFLSKLPVPLALYLGLTGVSIGAADALLCGLADAAVDSATLAGLEQTLAGIDWGHDTLADLRHALVREPVASAAEAPLLQVLPALLEHFPAHATLPEILASLAGEDDPAYTAWATRTIDVLRTRSPLSACATRELLLRGRRMDLADCFRMELAVVVNAFAQGDFVEGVRALIVDKDNAPRWRVTRYDAVDDAVVQALFRPWWAPGEQPLPLALHP; this is encoded by the coding sequence ATGCGCCTGACCGAAGAAACCAAGGCCGCCAACCTGGATGTTGCCGGGCCGGAGGTGCTGTTCCAGGTGGTCAACGGCGTCGGCATTGCCACGCTGAACCGGCCGCGCCAGCTCAATGCCCTGTCGTACCCGATGATCGTCGCGCTCGGCGCACAGATGGAGGCCTGGGCGCGTGACGATGCCATCCGCGCGGTGGTGCTGCGCGGCGCGGGCCCTAAGGCCTTCTGCGCCGGCGGCGATATCCGCGCGCTGACCGACAGCTACCGCGACGGCACGCCGCTGCACCGGCGCTTCTTTATCGACGAATACACGCTGGACTACCGCCTGCACCGCTATCCCAAGCCGCTGGTGGCGCTGATGGATGGCATCGTCATGGGCGGCGGCATGGGCCTGGCACAGGCCGCGCACCTGCGCCTGGTCACCGAACGCTCGCGCGTGGCCATGCCCGAGACCGGCATCGGCCTGGTGCCGGATGTGGGCGCCAGCCACTTCCTGTCGAAACTGCCGGTGCCGCTGGCGCTCTACCTGGGGCTGACCGGCGTGAGCATCGGCGCGGCGGACGCCCTGCTGTGCGGACTGGCCGATGCGGCGGTGGACAGCGCCACGCTGGCCGGGCTGGAACAAACCCTCGCCGGCATCGACTGGGGCCACGACACGCTGGCGGACTTGCGCCACGCGCTGGTGCGCGAGCCCGTTGCCAGCGCCGCCGAAGCGCCGCTGCTGCAAGTGCTGCCGGCCCTGCTGGAGCATTTCCCGGCGCATGCGACGCTGCCGGAAATCCTGGCCAGCCTGGCTGGCGAGGACGACCCCGCCTACACCGCTTGGGCCACCCGCACCATCGATGTCCTGCGTACCCGTTCGCCGCTGTCCGCGTGCGCCACGCGCGAGCTGCTGCTGCGCGGACGCAGGATGGACCTGGCCGACTGCTTCCGCATGGAACTGGCGGTGGTGGTCAACGCTTTCGCGCAAGGCGATTTCGTCGAAGGCGTGCGCGCGCTGATCGTCGACAAGGACAACGCCCCGCGCTGGCGCGTCACCCGCTATGACGCGGTCGATGACGCCGTGGTACAGGCGCTGTTCCGGCCCTGGTGGGCGCCCGGCGAGCAGCCGTTGCCCCTGGCGTTGCACCCCTGA
- a CDS encoding AraC family transcriptional regulator gives MEKGSVAICFVHHAIAGLRARGIDPDPVLRGAGIAPALLAVPQARVSAASYSELWLAVAAALDDEFFGQDSRSMKCGSFAMLCHAVAGSRTLAQALERITRYFRLLLDDIGVRLERHGDEAALVLTAPRAHLGHQPGVFAQETMLIMLHGLMSWLLRRRVPVRLAAFNYAEPPYSAEYRVMYSRQLAFAQPATALVFDAALLEQPVRHDERSLKAFLRDAPHNVVVKYSDRSSMGARVRRLLRNQRPDQWPTFEDLAVSLNLSASSLRRRLMEEGVSYQDLKDALRRDLAIEALSHSGRPVADIAAELGFAEPGAFHRAFRRWTGSRPGAYRRVAES, from the coding sequence ATGGAAAAAGGCAGTGTCGCCATCTGTTTCGTCCACCACGCCATCGCGGGGCTGCGCGCGCGCGGCATCGATCCCGATCCGGTGCTGCGCGGTGCCGGCATTGCACCGGCGCTGCTGGCCGTGCCGCAGGCGCGGGTCTCGGCCGCCAGCTACAGCGAGCTGTGGCTGGCCGTGGCCGCGGCGCTGGATGATGAGTTCTTCGGCCAGGACTCGCGCAGCATGAAGTGCGGCAGCTTTGCCATGCTGTGCCATGCGGTGGCCGGAAGCCGCACGCTGGCGCAGGCGCTGGAGCGCATCACGCGGTACTTCCGGCTGCTGCTCGACGATATCGGTGTGCGGCTGGAGCGCCATGGCGACGAGGCCGCGCTGGTGCTGACGGCGCCGCGCGCGCATCTGGGCCACCAGCCCGGCGTGTTCGCGCAGGAGACCATGCTGATCATGCTGCATGGGCTGATGAGCTGGCTGCTGCGGCGGCGCGTGCCGGTGCGGCTGGCGGCATTCAACTATGCCGAACCGCCGTACAGCGCGGAATATCGCGTCATGTATTCGCGCCAGCTGGCGTTCGCGCAACCGGCCACGGCGCTGGTGTTCGATGCGGCGCTGCTGGAGCAGCCGGTGCGCCACGATGAGCGCAGCCTGAAGGCGTTCCTGCGCGACGCGCCACACAACGTGGTGGTCAAGTATTCGGACCGCAGCAGCATGGGCGCGCGCGTGCGCCGGCTGCTGCGCAACCAGCGTCCGGACCAATGGCCGACCTTCGAAGACCTGGCCGTCAGCCTGAACCTGTCGGCGTCGTCATTGCGGCGCCGGCTGATGGAGGAGGGCGTGAGCTACCAGGACCTGAAGGATGCACTGCGGCGCGACCTGGCGATCGAGGCGCTGAGCCACTCCGGGCGCCCGGTGGCGGATATCGCGGCCGAGCTCGGTTTTGCCGAGCCGGGCGCGTTTCACCGGGCGTTCCGGCGCTGGACCGGATCGCGCCCGGGGGCCTACCGCCGCGTCGCGGAAAGCTGA
- a CDS encoding acyl-CoA dehydrogenase family protein: MHSDYTEEQTMIRDSARAFAIERLAAGAAQWDRDGRLPDEVVAEMGALGLLGMIVPEEWGGTYTDYVAYALAIEEIAAGCAACATMMSVHNSVGCGPILHYGTDAQKERYLARLASGELIGAFCLTEPQAGSEAHNLRTRARFTDNGWVLNGSKQFVTNGQRAGVAVVFAATEPERGKKGISAFLVPTNTPGFIVHAPEKKLGIRASDTCAITLEDCVVPHDALLGEPGEGLRIALSNLEGGRIGIAAQAIGIARSAFEAACRYASERIQFGRALREHPPIANMLADMATELNAARLLVHRAARMRSDGVPCLSEASQAKLYASELAERVCSKALQIHGGYGYLEDYPVERHYRDARITQIYEGTSEIQRMLIARSL; the protein is encoded by the coding sequence ATGCATAGCGACTACACCGAAGAGCAAACCATGATCCGCGACAGCGCGCGCGCCTTCGCCATCGAGCGGCTGGCCGCCGGCGCCGCGCAATGGGACCGCGATGGCCGCCTGCCCGACGAGGTCGTCGCCGAAATGGGCGCGCTGGGGCTGCTGGGCATGATCGTCCCGGAGGAATGGGGCGGCACCTATACCGACTACGTCGCCTATGCGCTGGCCATCGAGGAAATCGCCGCCGGCTGCGCCGCCTGCGCGACCATGATGAGCGTGCACAACTCGGTCGGCTGCGGGCCGATCCTGCACTACGGCACCGATGCGCAGAAAGAACGCTACCTGGCACGCCTTGCCAGCGGCGAGCTGATCGGCGCGTTCTGCCTGACCGAACCGCAGGCGGGCTCCGAGGCGCACAACCTGCGCACCCGCGCCCGCTTCACCGACAACGGCTGGGTGCTCAACGGCAGCAAGCAGTTTGTCACCAACGGCCAGCGTGCGGGCGTGGCGGTGGTGTTTGCCGCCACCGAACCGGAACGCGGCAAGAAAGGGATCTCGGCGTTCCTGGTGCCCACCAACACGCCAGGCTTCATCGTCCACGCCCCGGAGAAGAAGCTTGGCATCCGCGCCTCCGATACCTGCGCCATCACGCTGGAAGACTGCGTGGTCCCGCACGACGCGCTGCTCGGCGAGCCCGGCGAGGGCTTGCGCATCGCGCTGTCCAACCTGGAGGGCGGACGCATCGGCATCGCCGCGCAGGCGATCGGCATCGCCCGTTCGGCCTTCGAGGCCGCCTGCCGCTACGCGTCAGAACGCATCCAGTTCGGCCGTGCACTGCGCGAGCATCCTCCCATCGCCAACATGCTGGCCGACATGGCCACCGAACTGAATGCCGCGCGGCTGCTGGTGCACCGCGCCGCGCGCATGCGCAGCGATGGGGTGCCGTGCCTGTCCGAAGCCTCGCAGGCCAAGCTGTATGCGTCGGAACTCGCCGAGCGCGTGTGCTCCAAGGCGCTGCAGATCCACGGCGGCTACGGCTACCTGGAAGACTATCCGGTCGAGCGCCATTACCGCGACGCCCGCATCACCCAGATCTACGAAGGCACCAGCGAGATCCAGCGCATGCTGATCGCGCGCAGCCTGTAG
- a CDS encoding CoA-acylating methylmalonate-semialdehyde dehydrogenase, with translation MTAVTKTDPAVPTVPLLINGEWVDSSATEFRNVVNPATQQVLARVPLATASEVAAAVGAAHRAFATWRHTPIGARLRIMLRFQALIREHSKRIAAILTAEQGKTLADAEGDIFRGLEVVEHACSIGTLQQGGFAENVAATVDTYTLQQPIGVCAGITPFNFPAMIPLWMFPMAIVCGNTFVLKPSEQDPLSTMELVKLALEAGVPPGVLNVVHGAKDVVDALCTHPDIKAVSFVGSTAVGTHVYNLAGAHGKRVQSMMGAKNHAVVLPDAHKEQTLNALAGAGFGAAGQRCMATSVVVLVGAARDWVPDLVARAKSLKVGAGAEPGTDVGPVVSVAAKERILGLIAAGEREGATLVLDGRGVEVPGYPQGNFIGPTIFTDVKTDMSIYTEEIFGPVLVVIGVDTLDDAIALVNRNPFGNGTGVFTQSGAAARKFQSEIDVGQVGINIPIPVPVPYFSFTGSRGSKLGDLGPYGKQVVQFYTQTKTVTARWFDDATVNDGVNTTISLK, from the coding sequence ATGACCGCCGTGACCAAGACCGACCCTGCCGTGCCCACCGTACCGCTGCTGATCAACGGCGAATGGGTGGACTCGTCCGCCACTGAATTCCGCAACGTGGTCAATCCCGCGACGCAGCAAGTGCTGGCGCGCGTGCCGCTCGCCACCGCCAGTGAAGTGGCGGCAGCGGTGGGCGCCGCGCACCGCGCCTTTGCCACCTGGCGCCACACGCCGATCGGCGCGCGGCTGCGCATCATGCTGCGTTTCCAGGCCCTGATCCGCGAGCACAGCAAGCGCATCGCCGCGATCCTGACCGCCGAGCAGGGCAAGACCCTGGCCGATGCCGAAGGCGACATCTTCCGCGGGCTGGAGGTGGTCGAGCACGCCTGCTCGATCGGCACGCTGCAGCAAGGCGGCTTTGCCGAGAACGTCGCCGCCACCGTCGACACCTACACGCTGCAGCAGCCGATCGGCGTCTGCGCCGGCATCACCCCGTTCAACTTCCCGGCGATGATCCCGCTGTGGATGTTCCCGATGGCGATCGTCTGCGGCAATACCTTCGTGCTCAAGCCGTCGGAGCAGGATCCGCTGTCGACCATGGAACTGGTCAAGCTGGCGCTGGAAGCTGGCGTGCCGCCGGGCGTGCTGAACGTGGTGCACGGCGCCAAGGACGTGGTCGATGCGCTGTGCACGCACCCGGACATCAAGGCGGTGTCGTTCGTGGGCTCGACCGCCGTCGGCACCCATGTCTACAACCTGGCCGGCGCGCACGGCAAGCGCGTGCAGTCGATGATGGGCGCCAAGAACCACGCAGTGGTGCTGCCCGACGCGCACAAGGAGCAAACCCTGAATGCGCTGGCGGGCGCCGGCTTCGGCGCGGCCGGGCAGCGCTGCATGGCCACTTCGGTGGTGGTGCTGGTGGGCGCGGCGCGTGACTGGGTGCCCGATCTGGTGGCGCGGGCAAAGTCGCTCAAGGTTGGCGCCGGCGCCGAGCCGGGCACCGATGTCGGCCCGGTGGTTTCGGTCGCGGCAAAGGAGCGCATCCTCGGCCTGATCGCTGCCGGCGAGCGCGAAGGCGCCACGCTGGTGCTGGACGGGCGCGGCGTGGAAGTCCCCGGCTATCCGCAGGGCAACTTCATCGGCCCGACCATCTTCACCGATGTGAAGACCGACATGTCGATCTACACCGAAGAGATCTTCGGACCGGTGCTGGTGGTGATCGGCGTCGATACGCTCGACGACGCCATCGCGCTGGTCAACCGCAACCCGTTCGGCAACGGCACCGGCGTGTTCACGCAAAGCGGCGCCGCGGCGCGCAAGTTCCAGAGCGAGATCGATGTCGGCCAGGTCGGCATCAACATCCCTATCCCGGTACCAGTGCCCTACTTCAGCTTCACCGGCTCGCGCGGCTCCAAGCTGGGCGACCTGGGTCCGTACGGCAAGCAGGTGGTGCAGTTCTACACGCAGACCAAGACGGTGACGGCGCGGTGGTTTGACGATGCCACGGTGAATGATGGGGTGAATACGACGATCAGTTTGAAGTAA